One region of Oxalobacteraceae bacterium OTU3CAMAD1 genomic DNA includes:
- a CDS encoding DUF3016 domain-containing protein, giving the protein MSKFIRNVGMVAVFLLASASASAAATVTYINPEKMTDVPRFASDRESMEMIFREHLNLLASKLPAGQELKVEFIDIDLAGDVFPRVPVRDVRVMKGQADWPRMHLRYSIEQDGKVLRSGDRELSDPNYLMGSRSYNQDLYGHDKQMLDDWFRKEVMPAH; this is encoded by the coding sequence TGCTGGCCAGCGCCAGCGCCTCGGCGGCGGCGACGGTCACCTATATCAATCCCGAAAAAATGACCGATGTGCCGCGCTTTGCTTCGGACCGCGAATCGATGGAAATGATTTTCCGTGAGCACTTGAATCTGCTGGCGTCGAAGCTGCCGGCGGGACAGGAGTTGAAGGTCGAATTTATCGATATCGATTTGGCCGGCGATGTGTTTCCGAGGGTGCCGGTGCGGGATGTCCGCGTGATGAAGGGCCAGGCGGACTGGCCCAGGATGCACCTGCGCTACAGCATCGAGCAGGACGGCAAAGTGCTGCGCAGCGGCGACCGCGAATTGTCCGATCCGAACTATCTGATGGGTTCGCGCAGCTATAACCAGGACCTGTACGGGCACGACAAACAAATGCTCGATGACTGGTTCAGGAAAGAGGTCATGCCGGCACATTAA